One window of Kosakonia cowanii JCM 10956 = DSM 18146 genomic DNA carries:
- a CDS encoding ABC transporter substrate-binding protein, with protein MHGKIRTTLLLGALLTLPVLAQATQYPLTVTDFSGRKVTLDHEPQRVILQDGRDIMTLALLDRDNPFKRLVAWNNLAKKQDIESWKMLKTRWPEAANILDMGFSDKGNVELESVLAKQPDLMIAQLRAKPSLTDSGVLDKLTALKIPVVFVDYNVNPAKDTAPSVDLLGKVLNRESNAEAYTTYYRQHQQAITQKTAAIMPKPKVFVEALAGRADSCCFTHGHSGWGGLVEAVGATNLGSELLPGATGFISLEKLISVNPDVYIMTGSKRGNGQVLPLGLNASPDEVNKQAQLLLSRTGISQIPAVAQKHVYGVYHHFYNHPYNIVGMEYLAKDIYPQAFADLDPDATYHHIIKNFTKLPDDGFVYSWQQGK; from the coding sequence ATGCATGGAAAAATCCGCACTACGCTGCTTCTCGGCGCGCTGCTCACGCTGCCCGTTCTCGCGCAGGCCACGCAATATCCCCTTACGGTGACCGATTTTAGCGGTCGCAAAGTGACGCTGGATCACGAGCCGCAGCGCGTGATTTTGCAGGATGGTCGCGACATCATGACCCTCGCGCTGCTCGATCGTGATAACCCGTTTAAGCGGCTGGTGGCATGGAACAACCTGGCGAAAAAGCAGGATATCGAAAGCTGGAAGATGCTGAAAACCCGCTGGCCGGAAGCGGCCAACATTCTCGATATGGGCTTTAGCGATAAAGGGAATGTTGAACTCGAAAGCGTGCTGGCAAAGCAGCCGGATCTGATGATTGCCCAGCTGCGCGCGAAACCGTCGCTCACCGACAGCGGCGTGCTCGACAAGCTGACGGCGTTGAAAATCCCGGTGGTGTTTGTCGATTACAATGTGAACCCGGCGAAAGATACCGCGCCAAGCGTCGATCTGCTGGGCAAAGTGCTTAACCGCGAAAGCAACGCTGAAGCTTACACCACCTACTACCGCCAGCATCAGCAGGCGATCACGCAGAAAACCGCCGCCATTATGCCGAAGCCGAAAGTGTTTGTCGAAGCGCTGGCGGGCAGAGCCGACAGCTGCTGCTTTACCCACGGCCACAGCGGCTGGGGTGGGCTGGTGGAAGCGGTCGGCGCAACCAACCTCGGCTCCGAGCTGCTGCCGGGCGCCACCGGTTTTATCTCCCTTGAGAAGCTCATCAGCGTCAACCCGGATGTCTACATCATGACCGGCTCCAAACGCGGCAACGGCCAGGTGCTGCCGCTCGGCCTGAATGCCTCGCCGGACGAGGTGAACAAGCAGGCGCAGTTGCTGCTGAGCCGCACCGGCATCAGCCAGATCCCGGCAGTAGCGCAGAAGCACGTTTATGGTGTTTATCACCACTTCTATAACCACCCGTATAACATCGTGGGCATGGAGTATCTGGCGAAGGATATCTACCCGCAGGCGTTTGCCGACCTCGACCCGGATGCGACTTATCATCACATCATCAAAAACTTCACCAAATTGCCGGATGACGGCTTTGTTTACAGCTGGCAGCAGGGCAAATAA
- a CDS encoding FecCD family ABC transporter permease, whose amino-acid sequence MMDNYRAIIRRRVGLLALLVGLIIASMLLDFTLGPSGLSLDVLGQTLLHPQSVDAGTRVIVWDIRMPYALMAIVVGLTLGLAGAEMQTILNNPLASPFTLGVSSAAAFGAALAIVLGIGIPGIPAQWFISANAFIFALLAALLLDGITRWTQVATSGVVLFGIALVFTFNALVSMLQFIANEDTLQGLVFWTMGSIARASWEKLGILLLALAVIMPLSMLSSWKLTSLRLGEDRAISFGINVRRLRLTTLLRISILSALSVAFVGPIGFIGLVAPHIARMLFGEDHRFYLPGSALIGALVLSLASIVSKNLIDGVIIPVGIVTSLVGVPFFITIIVRHRGSV is encoded by the coding sequence TTGATGGATAACTACCGCGCGATAATTCGTCGTCGCGTCGGCCTGCTGGCGCTGCTGGTGGGGTTGATTATCGCCTCGATGCTGCTCGATTTTACCCTCGGCCCCTCTGGCCTGTCGCTGGATGTGCTGGGGCAAACGCTGCTGCATCCGCAGAGCGTGGATGCCGGAACACGGGTGATTGTCTGGGATATCCGCATGCCCTATGCGCTGATGGCGATTGTCGTCGGCTTAACGCTGGGGCTGGCGGGGGCTGAGATGCAGACCATCCTCAATAACCCGCTCGCCAGCCCGTTTACCCTCGGCGTTTCGTCGGCGGCGGCCTTTGGCGCGGCGCTGGCGATCGTGCTTGGCATCGGCATTCCCGGCATCCCCGCCCAGTGGTTTATCTCGGCTAACGCCTTTATCTTCGCGCTGCTGGCGGCGCTGTTGCTCGATGGCATCACCCGCTGGACGCAGGTGGCGACCTCCGGCGTGGTGCTGTTTGGTATTGCGCTGGTCTTCACCTTCAACGCGCTGGTGTCGATGCTGCAATTTATCGCCAATGAGGACACCCTGCAGGGGCTGGTCTTCTGGACGATGGGCAGCATTGCCCGCGCCTCGTGGGAGAAGCTCGGCATTCTGCTGCTGGCGCTGGCGGTGATTATGCCGCTGTCGATGCTCAGCTCCTGGAAGCTCACTTCCCTGCGTTTAGGCGAAGATCGCGCCATCAGCTTTGGTATCAACGTGCGCCGCCTGCGGCTGACAACGCTGCTGCGCATCAGTATTTTGTCGGCGCTGTCGGTGGCATTCGTCGGGCCGATTGGCTTTATCGGCCTCGTAGCCCCGCACATTGCCCGCATGCTGTTTGGCGAGGATCACCGCTTCTACCTTCCGGGCAGTGCGCTGATTGGCGCGCTGGTGCTGTCACTGGCGTCGATTGTCTCCAAAAACCTGATTGATGGCGTCATTATCCCGGTCGGCATCGTCACCTCGCTGGTCGGCGTGCCGTTCTTTATCACCATTATTGTGCGCCACCGGGGGAGTGTATGA
- a CDS encoding ABC transporter ATP-binding protein produces MSPQSGLSLRGFSAGYHKQPIIQDLAIDHLPRGKVTILLGPNGSGKSTLLRAMAGLNKAQGELLLDGDDLLTQPFARRAEQVVYLPQSLPAGVHLHVLESIIVAQRASGGLHSAEQQAQVMTLLRQLGIEHLALHYLDQLSGGQKQLVGLAQSLIRQPTLLLLDEPLSALDLNYQFHVMDLVKRETQRRNIVTVVVVHDINIALRHGDHVLILKKGQLVADGDPGEVITPHTLAEVYGVRGRVEPCSQGMKQVIIDGLS; encoded by the coding sequence ATGAGCCCGCAGTCCGGTTTATCCCTGCGCGGCTTCAGCGCGGGTTACCACAAACAGCCGATTATTCAGGATCTGGCGATTGACCATCTGCCGCGCGGCAAAGTGACGATCCTGCTCGGGCCGAACGGCAGCGGCAAATCGACGCTGCTGCGCGCCATGGCCGGGCTGAACAAAGCCCAGGGCGAACTGCTCCTCGATGGCGATGATCTGCTGACGCAACCCTTCGCCAGACGCGCCGAGCAGGTGGTTTACCTGCCGCAGTCGCTGCCGGCAGGCGTGCATCTGCATGTGCTGGAGTCGATTATCGTGGCGCAGCGCGCGTCCGGCGGCCTGCACAGCGCTGAGCAGCAGGCGCAGGTGATGACGCTGTTGCGCCAGTTGGGGATTGAGCACCTGGCGCTGCACTATCTTGATCAGCTCTCCGGCGGGCAGAAACAGCTGGTCGGTCTGGCGCAGTCGCTGATCCGCCAGCCCACTTTGTTGCTGCTGGACGAGCCGCTCAGCGCGCTGGATCTTAATTATCAATTTCACGTGATGGATCTGGTGAAGCGCGAAACTCAGCGCCGTAACATCGTCACCGTGGTGGTGGTGCACGATATCAATATCGCGTTGCGCCACGGCGACCATGTGCTGATCCTGAAAAAGGGCCAACTGGTGGCCGACGGCGATCCGGGAGAAGTGATCACCCCGCACACGCTGGCAGAGGTGTACGGCGTGCGCGGGCGGGTGGAGCCCTGCTCGCAGGGCATGAAACAGGTGATTATTGACGGTTTAAGCTGA
- a CDS encoding tetratricopeptide repeat protein, translating into MESRLQAAIALRKAGEHEQSREALKVLADEPALRAQALLNIAWSFDNQGRERDAEGYYLAAIEAGLSDEDEFEARFGLASTWRCLGKYPQAKAQFEEIIARWPQATEVPPFYALCLHNLGEHDVALAVLLGSIVQNPDVRTAPYAEVLRHYAQNPHQRW; encoded by the coding sequence ATGGAGAGCAGGTTGCAGGCAGCGATTGCGCTGCGAAAAGCGGGCGAGCATGAGCAGAGCCGCGAGGCGTTAAAGGTACTTGCCGATGAACCGGCGCTGCGCGCGCAGGCGCTGCTCAATATCGCCTGGTCGTTTGATAACCAGGGCCGCGAGCGGGATGCCGAAGGGTATTACCTGGCGGCGATTGAGGCTGGCCTTAGCGATGAAGATGAGTTTGAAGCGCGCTTTGGCCTTGCCTCAACCTGGCGCTGCCTGGGGAAATACCCGCAGGCGAAAGCGCAGTTTGAGGAGATTATCGCCCGCTGGCCGCAGGCAACCGAAGTGCCGCCCTTCTATGCGCTCTGCCTGCACAACCTTGGCGAGCACGACGTCGCGCTTGCCGTGCTGCTGGGATCCATTGTGCAAAACCCCGATGTCCGCACGGCACCCTACGCTGAGGTGCTGCGCCACTACGCGCAGAACCCGCATCAGCGCTGGTGA